Genomic window (Pyrus communis chromosome 13, drPyrComm1.1, whole genome shotgun sequence):
gattctaaattctgagggggcgcaaaacaaacatgagtggaccaagttggtatatatataataaaacagttatcaacatactaacctccAAAGTTTTATGGAAATTCAATAGTATATTCTGTAGTAggtttttccgaaaaccctagcatgccataacaCTTCTCATGAAACATATCTTATATATAGTGTGCTAGCTAGTGGTATCATGTATAAGTGTCATACGGCCGAAGCCACCAACCTACGCCCGGCTGAAGCCACCAACCTACGCCCGCATGCAAAACAATGACCACTAGATatgcacaaaaacattgaaCATAGACTTTCCAAacataagtgtgtgtgtgtatatatctcaaaaacataTTCATaatataaagtcatccatcatctatactataaagaagtgtgtaaaaacatgttctaaatagtaTATCGTCCTCCATTAGATATCTTACAAAGAACATAGGTTCGATAGAAAATAAGGTATTCCAAAATTTTCTTAGTAAGCATAATAATCATATAAGGTCaatccaatttactcataaaacattatctaaaacgtgatcattaaatcatgctttttatgcatgcatttctactattaaaacacacattttagaaggggtccactcacaaatacTCCGTCGTAGAAGAGCCGTACGAAATAGGAATAACGGAATCGCCGCTAATAttcgcacctaagcacataaagtgtacaattaataaaactttattcaaacgattgaatttcgaGAAACAAACATCATAAATGGTtccaggacgtcgaaattagcctaggagagGTCCTAGACGAAAAcccgaaaaaataaaaaagtcaacGCTAACTGTTGATTGGGTCGGGTCAACTGGGTTGGGCCTAAAGGGTTTGGGTCTaatgggttttagggtttagggtaaaCGGGCTGGAGGCCTAAGTTCCATTTGGCCCTAAGGCCGGTTCTTGTGGGTTCTAACACACGGGCCTGCTTTGGAAGCCCGACCCAAGGTTTACGGTTAAAAAGGTGTACGAGCCTAAGGCCCTAAAGGaaaaggcccaaaggcctttgCATTTtagaattaaataattaaaataattaaaataaataaataaaataaaaaggttgggttgggttttaaATAGGCCTGAGGCTCGAGTTCTATACACGATCCAAAGGGGCCTGGTTTGACTGGGTTTTGGGTGAGTCGGCCCAACGACCTGGTTTCGACAGGGAAGAGGACGCCAAAGCTTCCCCAGCTTTGGTCGATGGCAAGATGCCAATCTACCTACAAACATGGAGGTACAAGAGTGGGGAAGAGGTTTTGTACCTAAGATCCAACAGAAATTGCACGAGGTGGCTGGAATCTTGTGCGAGAGGCACGGGGCTCGCCAGAGAGATTTGGGTGCCTCTGGGTGTCTCGGAGCTTGCAGAGATGAGGGGGAGTAAGAGAGAGAGTTCGCGGAGATGGTGCTGGTGGTGCGTCGACGTCGAGGTAGAGGTGTGGGTGTGATCGAGAAAAGGGCTGAGAGGGAGAGTTtcgagagagagtgagagttgAGAGTGAGAGATTCGAGAAAGACTcgggaaagaagagagaggtaAGGTGAGTTAGGGGCCTGCCACGTGGTAGCGTGAGGGAGAAAGAAAACCTAGATGGAGGGTCCAGATTAGATTAGGATAAGGGACCTAATTTCACATTTCAATAACTTTTAGGGGAAATGTGGGATTACAAAGAGATTTTGGGGAGGGGTTTTACAATCATACCAActgaaatcaaataaaaaccTTCTTTAACATTAACATTGTGCTAGAAATGCTTCGGATGAGTCGAACTAACTACATTTTTTCCCAACTACTCCCTTGAATTCTTAATCCATATCGAACAGTATTGTCTATAGTACAACTTGACCAACAATCAACGCCGCATTTACACTACAAGCACATATATAGCATCTATGAGAGAACAAATACCAACAAATTTACTTCAAAGAAGAACCTTGTTTGAAACCAAACAGATAAACACTAGCATCGACCTTCCCTCCCCAGAAAAAACCTTGTACACGTTGATCGACCTTCCCTTCCCTAAGAAGAACCTTGTATACTTCCCGATAACACTGACTACAAATTTATAATCATATCATCACAATACAACAGCTTCATTCACAAAACTAACTTTACAACCAGCCATTCAAGCACAGTAAACTAGACATATGTTTCGATATCATTCACGAGTAATAGGCAAGGGTGTCTTTAGAAGAAAGAGATGAGTTTTCCAAAACTAATGCTTGGTGCAAATGTGTATCGTAAAGGCACAATCAACCCTTCAATAACGAATTTATGCGTCCCTACAAATTGAGTTGGTGTAAAGAACAACTTCACCAAGCTACATTAGATACTTCATAGTCTGAACTCTAAAGTTTGAATATACAATGGAAAGGCTTTCAAAACTCATGCTGAGGGTTAGATATATGCCAGGTGGGGAAAAATAACTCTTAGTTGTCAAACCTATTTACCAATCTCAGTTCAAATCACACTTTCCATCCAAATTCCGTCTGGCTCGAACCAATGTGTGCATCACTTGTAGGTGACTTAGGGTCACATAATGCGTGTATTGGCAAACTTGGATAGAATTCGGATAGATTGAGAACAATAACAGGTTTCAGCACATGAGCGACATTGACATATGACTTACACCAGGAGGATGATTTTTTAACCGGAAATGATTTATGCAGTCCCTTTTAACCTTGTACACGAGCCTATTCTACgcttaattttaatctttacAAAAGCAAAGTGCAAGGTCCTAAAACATCATCCAACCAAAACCAACACTCTGCCAATTCCTACACAGAAATATGCAAAATAGTACAAACGATGCTATGATTCAGAAAACAATTCCATTCCATagcccaaaatcataaacaaggACTAATTTATAACGTTCAccaatttttgggttaaaaacgaaagaaaaataaaatatgaaaaaaccTATTTGTATTATTATACTGATTACTCAGTCTCATAACTCAACTTCGCACGGACTTGACTGACCCGTCAAAGTCCCGGTCCCATTATTCCGGGCAAACCCGGTGAATTCGACCCGATTGCAGTAGACCTGCAACAACCGCGATCTCGATTGAAACACCCCAGACTTAAACCGAACCCACGCCGCCACCCACACTCCGAACCTCACCGACCCGCGATCCTTCCCGTCGGCGATTCCCCTCGCCACGTTGTCGCCGACGTATTCCCCCACCGTCGCGAGCTTGAAATTGACGCGCGTCTGGTTCCTCTTGGCTAAGACGAAGGGAGGCACCGCCGCCGTGGTGAGCGGAACTCTGCCGTACACGGGCGAGGCCGTGAGGCGGTCGTAGAAGATGGTGAGCTTGTCGTTGGGGTTGGTGGCGAGGAGGGTGAAGTCCCACGTGGCGGTTAGCTCGGAGCTAGTCGCGTTGAGCGGAGAGACGCTGGCCGATTCGACCCGGAACTCGGGGAGTTGGGGGCGGAGGACGAGCCAGGAGATGAAGGAGATGATGGACATGACGGCGAACAGAGCGACGGCGGCGATGATGATGCGGCAGAGGAGGGTGGGTTTGCGCCTGAAGGGCCCATTGGGCTGAGGGTTGTAGTAGGGAGGTGGTGGGCCCGTGGGATGGTAATTATTGCGGTTGGGGTGCGGCGGTGGGGCCGCATAAGGGTAGGGAGCTGCGGCAGGGTAGCCGGCGGCAAATTGGCCCGGCGGAGCTGGATAGCCGGTGACAGTCTTGTCTTGTCCTTGGGACGAAGAAGCAGCCATTTCAAATGAGAGAGCTTTGGTTTTAGATTAACGGTTAATAATAACAAATATTTTTGACAGATAGTTGGAAGCTGTCATAAATTAATACTTCATTGGGGATGGGAaaagattaaataaaaaatcagtagCACTTAAACCAAAAGCTGGCATCTCCGGCACGTTGGGTTGAAAGCAACGTATTGAGGAATCTTAGCGCCCCTTCAACACGGCGGCGACACTTATCTTGTCGTCATCTGTCGTCCCCACACGGTCTATCTCGGCTAACCCACACTTAGGCAACTCTCACGGCTGACCTTGGGCTCATTCAGGCTTTGCCATTTGCCCTATCGGTGATGGATTCTATATAAAGCCCAAATTCACGTAAACAAGCCCCAAATAAAATAGTTTGGGTTCCGTTAGATTTTTATTAAGTGTCATGTTTTTTAAACAAAAGATATCATCCACGCGCtttattaatataatattatttaaaggAGCTAAAAACAAACGTAATAGGGTTGCTTTGCTTTTTCAAGCGACGCCCTTGAAAACTAAAGCTCCAACGCGccttacatttattattttgtataaGCCCAAATAAAATAGTTTGGGATCTGTTAGATTTTTATCAAGtgttcccttttattttttaatttttttatttttttttaattttttaattttttttttttttgaaacaaataatattatctatactaaagagATAAGGGAGTGGGTTAAGCTTCACAATAGATTAATTTATTAAGCATTGTTTGATCAACATTTCAtttacaatttttaatttttaatttcacttattttgaaaattcaaaactcCAAGTAATTACCAAAcaaagttttgtttgtttgtttgtcttttatttatttatttatttttaagtaaaaTGTAAAGACAAAATTATCCTCAGTTTATAATTCTGCTCTGCTAGGTAAAAACAATATGTCTTTgccatttagtattacggtttagtaatatttctcttcacttgtaagtgagaggtcataTGTTTGATTATCactaaaggtaaatttgaaccacattattactaacccattgtgaggctaagcccaccctcaTCCatattagtgtagataatatcgtttgctaaAAAAAACAACATGCCTTTAACAAAGCCTTCTATGAGAATAAAGCATGGGCCTCGGAATCTCAAGATCTGCCGTACATTGTCATTATCTCTAGTCAAcaataaattatgttttttttcttttcaggagggcgtgttgaccctaaaaactaccaagcctacgtggtgcgCATGCTGATTAATTAATAAGCtcactacgtcattcggttgtgtgcgAGGCATGCTAACTCGTCGGTCGAGCTCGGCCGGGGAGTAGAATGTGTTGATGTCGCGTTGGGCgagctgctgacttcttgatcttgcgactgtggccgaggaaggaacacgtctcagcCTTTgagttctagagcctgaagacaaggctgctagttttgcgaagttcacaaatcgtcgacACCAGGTTCAGTCTCGgtaattatattcgtgagagtataagtacGCTGAACTGGTATCAGACTATACAGACACAAATACTCGAAAGAGATaaatgtcttgatggtaaacgtggTTCGGCCATTGGAATGTCGAACTCTAAAATGTACTTGTGAATattcaatcataaaataaaacttagCGTTCAATGTGCCAAGCCTAATAACctataacacctcacttcgctgagaaggctgatgagataaCCTCTACCAACAAAGACTCGAAAACCCTTATTGGCTGAGACTTAGATAAATAATCAATCGACCTCGAAGAAGTGCTGtctatccaaactaaagatgctCATCGGTCAGTTGATTATAAGGCTCCAGTgctgtctatccaaactgaagatgtcgccggttgccttcacagtgttgtttatccaaattaaaTATATGTTGGCGGGAAGAAAGGGGAAGAGGACAAATTCTCAgggttgttgagaagctttgcgcAGGGTAATTTTTTTGAAGTTGTAATAACacctttctttttaaaaaatgacTTATGTGCCACAAGTACACTATCACGATGACATCTTGTgccaatgaaataaaaatatatgtaagtTTTTGTCTacatatctttattttatttacatgAACAACACACGATGGTGTACCCGTGCTATGTAAGTTATTTTATAATACACATTTTTATGAGTTGTGTGGAACTACAACCTAACACTACTCATCAACAGAATGCATGCATTTGAATGTCCACTATTATATTTCTTAGCTCTCAATACCAAGATGCCCCACTATCTTTCTTTCAtaagtaatgctattcataccatgtttttataccatatttctataccaccttaggtggcatctgatgtggacagccacatcatttgaaaatttttcaaaaccgaaggaaatgaaggagaaagactcctcgtataccacaatcatcatttaattaactagtttttcttaaatattagtgtattaaataatgaactaaattaaaaaatttgattaattcaaatgatttggctgtccacatcaaatgtcacctaagatagtatgaaaatgtggtacaaaaatatggtatgaataacattactcttcttTCATTGTTTGTGGAAGGGAACTAAGGATATCTTCCaatatttaacaaaattaaagTATCTACAACAATTAGATATCAGAGGCTTctaaattcagaaaaaaaacACCACTTCATCTAATATACAACCAATTAATAGATAATCTCCCACAAATGAAGACATGGAAAGAAGATCATCATCAATGAGAtcatgaaataaaaaaacaaaaatccgaCCATTTTGTCGCCTATCATGACATGACTATATATTTCAAGCAGCAGTTGAGTTACCAACCGTCGGTAATGTCGCATTTCTTAGAGCTCCCACCAGGCATGCTTCCACTACTTGCACCCATCGGAAGATTTACCTTCAAATCCGTACATTTCACCCTGAGTATCCCAGCCCTATAGTTTCTACTATACCACCACCCATGTTGCATTGTGTACGTGAGCGACATCCTCAAGTTGAAGCTCACACCCCCTCCTTCCTTCTGCTCCTTCTCCATGTCCTCCACCGACGAGCTCCCCGCCGTGGAGTTGGACATCTCCATTTTCAACTGCATGGTGCCTTTGGACTTGGAGTCCAACCGCATGTCCTGCATGAACGACCCTCCCGACGACAAAAAGTTATCTTTGTGGTACAAGGCAGTTTCCCATTTGTCCACGTACATCCTCAGACCGAAGCTAGGGTTTTCCACGGACATCGTGGCCTCCCATTTGCCCGAGACTACTTTGGTTGCCGGGACCATGTTGAAATTGGAAACGCCGAATGACTCAACTTTGAAAGTGATGTTTTCAGGGCGGACGACTGCAAACATGATGATGCTAGCCAGAAGGGTCCCAGTGAGTAAGAGGAATAATATGATGCAGAAGCAGCGAGCGAAGCTGCTCGCGGCTTCGTCGTGTTGAGAGTAGGTGGTGGCGTAATACGCATTCGGGTTCGCTTGATAAGGGTTGTAACCGGCGTTTGGAGGGTAGCCATGGTAGGCCGGGGGTGGGGGATACCCATTTTGAGGCTGAGCATAGTTCATAGTAGACGGAGGGTACCCGGGCTGGGGGTGGCTAGCAGAGGAGGGGCGAGGCTGGTCGGTCTCTGAGGATTGAGTTGGAGGTTGATCTACTGCGTGGGCTTGACTACTTTGGGCTGTAGAAGCCATGTATGAATTTCtattatatttatgtatttctATTTCTCTGCCCTCAAGAATCTCcctgaagagagagagagatggggtttTGGGGGGTGGGAGATAGAACAATGTGGTATTGGAGGGAGAATAATTATTGAAGGAAACAACAATGTAAAAATAGGTTCGTAGAGTGTGAAAAGCGCGGAAAGAGCGTGGGACAAGGTAATTAATTAGAAATTCTATGTTAAGCAAATAATTTATGAGTGTCAATGCATTGATATAGCTAGTAGAATTGGAAAATGACAATGGTGTTGACAGCTGAGTACATAGATAATCCAATTTCCAAATATATAGTCAAGCTTTCATTCATGACATACGGAGAAAATCTTGGGTAAGGCTGTCATGTGCGGCTGTGCGGTAGCTCACTCACATAGAGGTCACCTCCACCTGGTCATAGTTTTTGTAAGTCAGCTACTACAAAGGACAATCTCAATCAAGAATTTCTCATTCGACAATGTTATATATGTCATAGCCTCAGACAGTGAGCAACGTTTGAACACTACTACAAGCCATCATAGCTACCAAATGAGGTGGAGCAGCAGACACCAAGTGATGCAGCCGCAACGACAAAATTTAATTCTCTATTTCGGACGTGAAAGTTAATGCCACCCTAGCTTCCCGATAGACTCACAAAATGCATtattaaaatcaaaattaactTCAAGCCAACATGGGTCAGGAGCGCACCATTTCCGCTGCTGCACttgttgtttttctttggtTGGTTGGTTTTTACGATATTGCTCTAGCCATGTTGCCGCTTGGGTCACCATTTTCTACCATATCCATTCGCTCCCCTTGCCAAACATATTGTTCCTAGATTTCCACAACGACTAGAGCTAACTGACCTTAGGCAGATCACTCGTCATTTGGAATAACTATTCTTTAATTGATAAAGATGTTAGTATTTAAGTGTATTAGCTGAAATATGTTTAGCCATTTCTGATGAGCATCATATTCCAAATGGATGCTCTAGATTAAATCAGAGTTAGTGATATTTTGTGACACTTGTAACTATCTCATAGGATAGATGTCATGGAGGCATATAATTGTTTTATTCTGTTAAAAGAGAGAGAAGCAACAATTCAATGAAATCAGTGAGGCTTCCATCATTGTGAAGTACTTTGCATTATTCATTCCTTCTTCTAGAAATCTTTTTTACATTCCATTGAATCACAGTACAATAAATCACATAatctaacatggcctcagagccaggtTGCATCATCTGTAATTGGGTGTGATATGTGACTCCGGTAGTGAAGAACTCAAATTGATCGTCGAGCTCTGTTGCTGAAGGAAattcaaaagaagaaatctCAGCGACCTTGATATCGAGTCTTATATGGCTGGATCAAGTGGTGTTGATCTTCGAGCACTAGTGTTCAATGGAGACAACTTCGATTTCTGGCAGATTTGAATGAAGACGATATTCCAATCCCATGGACTCTGGGATATAGTCGAGAAGTGCTTTGCTACTCCGACGAAGACTAAGGAGGAACTCACCGCAGCGGAGGACAAGCTATTGAAGGAGAACATCGTCAAAGATGCAAGGCACTTGGAATCATTCAAGGGGTTGTTTTCGATCAATTTTTTCTGAGAATCGCCATCCAAGAGATTGCAAACTCAGCTTGGAATGTCTTGAAGCAAAAGTTTGTGGGAGATAAACAAGTGAGAGTTATGAAACTTCAAGGCTTACAACGAGATTTTGAGTACACTAGAATGGGTGAAAATGAAGCTTTCTCTGCATATGTAGTTAGATTGTTTGATTTAATTAGCCAAATGAGAAGTTATGGTGAAGATATTAGTAATCAAAGAATTGTTCAAAAGCTGCTGATTAGTCTACCTAGATCTTATGATAGTATTCCCTTTGTGATTTAAAACACTAAGGATCTAGAGACTGTTGATGCTCAAGATGTTGTTGCTATCCTAAAGGGGTATGAACAAATAATTGATAGGCATGTTGAAACCCAAACTGAGAAATATTTTGCTAGTCTTTATGttactccaaaaaaaaaataataataataagtatAATGGGAATCAAGGGTTTAAACCACAGAAAAATTGGAAGTCAAAAGGCAAGAAGTGGGATAATAGGCCTGCAAATCAAGCTGGAAAAGCAGCAGGTACCATCGAGGGAGCTAAAAATCCTTGTATACACTATGATAAGTTGCAATTTGGTGAATTTTGGTTCAAAGATAAGCCTAGATGCCATAACTGCAATAAATCGGGGCACATGTCAAAAGATTGCCGAGGTAAGAAGGAGAGGGGTAATCAACATGTTAACTTTGTCAGCCAAGTCAATGACACCCCCACCAAtgttttatgtttgtaataATGCCATTGTGAAGAAATGTGAAGACATATGGTATGTGGATAGTGGATGCAGCAACCACATGACTGAAATAGAGGATTTGTTGGTTGACATTGACAAAACAATGATTGCTAAAGTTGAAATGGGCACTAGTCAGTTCATTGATGTCACAGGCAATGGATACTTAgtaattgaaaccaaaatgGTGAGAAGATATATCAAGGAGGTAATGTTGGTTCCAAGTTTGAAAGAAAACTTGCTCAGAAGATGGAACATGGTTACTTTCTGGTGTTTGGTGGTACAAATGTTGAGATATATGATGATTGCTCTCTGTCAAACTTGGTAGCCAAGATACCAATAAAAGGAAATATGAGTTTTCCCTTGAAACTACAACCTGATATGCAGATTGCTCTAAAAGCTGGTGTGTGTCAGTCATCTATGATCTGGCATATGAGGTTAGGACATTTAAATATGGCAGTTTGAGCTAACTCAAAGAACAAGATATGGTGTTGGGATTGCCTGAATTTAAAGTGACAAATGAGATATGTGAAGGATGTGTTATTGGGAAGCATTGTAGAGATGCATTTCCAAATTAAGCCTCATGGAGGGCATCTCTCCTTCTAGAACTTGTTCACTCAGACATCTGTGGACCTATGCAAACTCATACAAAAGCTGTGAATAGGTACTTTCTTACCTTTGTAGATGATTACACTAGAATGTGTTGGGTCTATTTCTTGAGATACAAATCTGAAGGGTTTGGTGTATTCAAGAAGTTTAAGGCCACAATTGtgttacaaagtggatatcagTTTAAAAAGATGAGAAGTGATAGAGGAGGGGAGTAGACATCTGTTGAATTCAGAGAGTTTTGTGAAGAAATGGGCATGGAAAGATAGCTAACAGTTActtacacaccacaacaaaatggtgtagctgagaggaAGAATAGAACCATAGTGGAAATGGCAAAATGTATGCTGATTGAAAAGGGTGTTCCATTTGAATTTTGGGCTAAAGCTGTCAACACAGCAGTGTACATCTTGAATAGGTGTCCCACTAAGTTTCTTGACAAGAAGATCCTCTTTGAGGCTTATTTGAGGCTTATAGTGGAAGGAAGCCTGGAATCAAGCATTTAAGGGTTTTTGGTTCTATATGTTATGCTCACATTCCAAGTCATCTCAGACATAAGCTAGATGAAACCAGTGTCAAATGCATTTTCTTGGGGTATGGAACATGTGAGAAAGGTTATAGACTTTATGACCTTGATTCAAAGAAGGTGATTGTGTCAAGGGATGTgatatttgatgaaaatgcttGCTTGGATTGGAAGTGTCAATATGAGAAGAGTATTAGTGTACCAATGACTGATGTGGAAACCTGTGaacaaagggaagaagaaagcTCAAGTGACAGATGTGATGTAAATGATGAGTCTTTAATACCAGTATCTGAAACTTGTGAATCAATTGAAAATGGCTCACGATTGGTCCCAATGTAAAATAGCACAGGTTCCCAAGACTATGATCACACCCCACTGAAGTGAGCTTGACAGAAGTGTATGCAAAGTGTAATTTGTGTATTGTTGAACCTGAGAGTTTTGAGAAAGCAACTAAATATGAGTCATGGTAAAAGGCAATAAAGGCATAAATAGCTATGATAGAGAAGAACTGCACTTGGGAACTTGTTGACATACCATTTGATAAACCAGTAGTTGGTGTCAAATGGATCTACAAGACAAAATTGAACCTAGATGGATCTATACAAAAGAATAAGGCAAGATTGGTTGCAAAATGGTACTCTCAAAAGTCTGGGGTTAATTTCAATGAGAGATTTGCTCATGCGGCAAGACTTGATACCATTAGAATTCTAATTGGCTTAGCTGCATAGAAAGGGTGGAAATTGTTCCAACTTGATGTGAAATGCATTCTTAAATGGGGTTCTAAAtgaagaagtatatatggatCAGCCACTTGGATTTGTGATTGCAGGTAAGGAGGATAAGGTTTACAAGCTCAAGAAGGCTTTATATGTGTTAAAACAGGCACCAAATGCCTGGTATAAAGAGATTGACTCCTATTTTTGCAATGTTGGCTTTCATAGAAGTCCAAGTAAGGCAACTCTTTACATTAAGACTACTGAGGCAGGAATTCTCATTGTTTCcttgtatgtggatgacattaTATACACAGGGAGTTCTTGTGCATTGATGGATAAATTTAAAGCAGAAATGATGAGAACATATAAGATGTCAGATCTTGGCCTGTTGCATCATTTCTTGGGGCTTGGAGTCATTCAAACAGATGcatttttctgcatcaaaagAAATATGCAAGGACCTTGCTGGAGAAGTTTAGGTTGAAGGATTGCAAACCTGTTGCAACTCTACTTGCAGCAAATGAAAAACGAAGCGAAGTTGATAGAAGTGAGATGGCTGATGAAAGTCTCTATAAAAAGATTATTGGTAGTCTTATGGACGGATCCATATAGGGACCCGGGAGGTCCCGGGACCCTCCGGAAGCTCGAAGAAACACTTGTGATCGACCTATGAGACCCTCCAACAATTTGGGCATGTGCTACAGAGAGGCTAGTTGCCTCTATAGATGTGCATGCAATAGTGcttataaagaagaagaaaaggtttctaatttttgttttaatcctCCAAATCGTTGCAACCTCCCAACTTTAAACTCAAGTTACCCTATCCCCGAGCACCATTTACCGTTCCATCACCTCTAGCtgcctaattttatttcttccaaattcatttaagttttttaatcctAGAATCTAGTCTCAACTCCcaattgtaatatatatgttacattaaCAAATTTCATCTTTGTAAAGTCATTAATTGATGCGTTATATTGCTGAGgagaatttgttggttttattacCTGTGAGATTAatcttgattattattattattaaagcgGGACAACTAGTGGTAAGTCACGATTATCCACCCCTTTTAGGGGCCTAGAAGACTCACAGAGACATTTCAGCTTTCTCCTGGCCACAGTCAAGCAGACTCACTAGCTTGGAGCCTCGAACCCGGGACCTCactgttttttgtattttaagagCCGAAATCCGTGTCCTTACCACTTGACCACTTAATGTCAttgattaattttgtttattcaattaaccaaattcaataaaaaatagtgttaTCGAACCAAActagtataatatatatatattttttgaacttttatcttGGGACCCCCCGatcttgaaatcctggatccgccactggGTAGTCTGTTATACTTAATAGCTACAAGACTTGATATTATGTTTGTTGCAAGTTTGCTAGCTCGATTCATGCACAATCCAACTAGAAAGCACATGGGAACTACAAAGAGGGTACTGAGGTATATCCAAGGAACACTAGACTATGGAATTGCATATATGAAAGGCAAAGATGTTGTGCTTATTGGCTATTGTGATAGTGATTGGGCAGGGAGTAAAGATGACATGAAGAGCACTTCTAGTTATGCTTTTAGTTTTGGTTCTGAAGCATTTCCTTGGGCTTTAATCAAGCAAAGTAGGGTAGCACGATCCATTGCAGAGGCTGAGTATGTAAGTACTGCATAAGCAATTGCACaagctatttggttatggtttgTTCTCTCAGACTTTGGTGAGCAATAAGTGGAATTAGGTTTTATGTGATAACACATAAGCCATAGCAATTTTGAAGAATCTAGTAACACATCACAAGACAAGGCACATCAATAGAAGGGTCCATTTCATCAGAGATGCATTGCAGAATGGTGAAATTGATCTGGTTTATTGCAAAACTGAAGAGCAAATTGCTGATATATTCACAAAAGCTTTGGCAAGAGATCGATTTGAGTACTTGAGGAAAGATTTGGGGGTGATTTCAGCTAAACACTTAGAAAGGAGTGTTAGTATTTAAGTTTATTAGCTGAAATATGTTTAGCCATTTCTGATTGTTTTAATCAGAGCCTTTGGATC
Coding sequences:
- the LOC137713525 gene encoding uncharacterized protein At1g08160-like codes for the protein MAASSSQGQDKTVTGYPAPPGQFAAGYPAAAPYPYAAPPPHPNRNNYHPTGPPPPYYNPQPNGPFRRKPTLLCRIIIAAVALFAVMSIISFISWLVLRPQLPEFRVESASVSPLNATSSELTATWDFTLLATNPNDKLTIFYDRLTASPVYGRVPLTTAAVPPFVLAKRNQTRVNFKLATVGEYVGDNVARGIADGKDRGSVRFGVWVAAWVRFKSGVFQSRSRLLQVYCNRVEFTGFARNNGTGTLTGQSSPCEVEL
- the LOC137713383 gene encoding uncharacterized protein, which translates into the protein MASTAQSSQAHAVDQPPTQSSETDQPRPSSASHPQPGYPPSTMNYAQPQNGYPPPPAYHGYPPNAGYNPYQANPNAYYATTYSQHDEAASSFARCFCIILFLLLTGTLLASIIMFAVVRPENITFKVESFGVSNFNMVPATKVVSGKWEATMSVENPSFGLRMYVDKWETALYHKDNFLSSGGSFMQDMRLDSKSKGTMQLKMEMSNSTAGSSSVEDMEKEQKEGGGVSFNLRMSLTYTMQHGWWYSRNYRAGILRVKCTDLKVNLPMGASSGSMPGGSSKKCDITDGW